The window CAGGTCACTGAGGGAAGAAAGTAGCAATTGCTGCAAAGAATCTGCAATATTCAGCTGCAAAGGTGGCTGGAGAAGTCTAATGTCAAGTGATGAAAGTGCCGTGGGGCTGAGGAGAGAAATAGCGGGGCTGGAGAGGTGAGGAGCAAGGCTGTCCACACAAGTGTTCAGCTCCAGGGACTGATTTTCCCACCTGGCCACACCTACTAAGAAGAATCTGCATCAACAGTAATTGGTGAATCCTACTATCACTTCTTCAAAGTCCTCATTCCCTGCCTTGCTCTCTCCCTGTACTGCCAAAACTTATCTCATTAAGTGTGCAAGCTTTGAGGAGCAGACCTCCCTGATGGGAGAGACATGGCTTGTTAGGGCTTTCTGCCTCGTAATGAGCCCAAGGTGTCTGTGGTGCTGTGCACTTCAGGTGGTGGGAGGAGACTGAAGAAACCTCTCAAGAACACCAAGTCAGGAGCAAACCCCATAATCCCTGGAAGCGTTAATGGGCCCCGCTGAGGGCCATGGCTGAGAAAGCCTCCCCATGGCCTTGTTAGAGCCCATCCTTGGAGGCTGTGGTTGCAGGTGGGCAAAggcgctgtgcaggcagctctgctgctgagcaaagccttggcttgcttggtgaagcagaaaggccaagcCATGACCTCCAGCCTGTGGGAAGGTCGGTGCTGTCCCTCACACAGGCCTCAGGGCTCTTTCTGAGGACCATGGAATGTGGGGCATCCAATGGTGAGTGAAGGACAGCAACGGCACAACAACTTCCAGCTTCCCCATGGGCTTGCAAGGAGGCAACGATGCCCCAGTGCCATGAGGACAACATATCTTCTCATAGGCCTCAGTGGCAGAGACAGCTGCCGTAGCCGAGGGGACACAGTCCTGGGTTCTGTTGGTGCTTTCCAGCCTTGCCAGCACCCTTTGCCATCTCCACCGCGGGCTGTTCTGCATGGTTGGACACCTGCCCCTTTTTCCCTGCAGTCTATAGGCGGCCATCTTGCTGCCCTGCCTTTCTCTCACCCTGACATTTTCATGCCTTCACTGAGGTACCTTCACTCTCACTGACTGTTACTTGAAACACAAAGTCATGGGCTGATCTAGACTCCCTCTGCCTGACCTCTTGCACCATGGTGGGACCCTTGGAGTGACAGGTTTTCCCCCTGATAGCTACTCTCCACCTCCCAAGTTGCACtttgtgacattttttcctctctcctgctttttccCACTATGCAGGAAAGATCTACCATCTCAGAAAATACCCTTAAAGCAGGGAGTGCATCCAATTAGCCTTTACTTATGGTCTGTTCCCTCACCAAAGAGAAGGAATACCCACATGTTCTCCTAAACCACGTGACTGCTTCTGGCCTTTCAGCTTCTGCCAGAGACATGGCCAAGCCATGTGCCTCGATGCTGTCCCATCATGTCCCCATTCAAAATGGACATGACAACCCATATCTCAGCCCTTTTCCTGGGTGGGTCCTAGGGGCTTTTTGGCAGTGGGACTGTCCCAGCCACATTCCTGTGGCTGGCCCGTCACCTCCAGAGACAGAACTGACCTCACAGGCCCCTCACAGCCATGCACTTCTTCCTGCATGAGGAGTTTCTGAGGCCCAATTGACCTTCTAATACCATAgccctccatcaccctccttATGGTGCTTGACTACTCCAGAGAAAAGCATGCTTGTTTCATCAAATATATCAAATATGTTTCCCACAAACCATTTGAGTGGAGGAACATTCTTCACATGAAGACCTCTATTTCATCTATATCCTTGTTGaaccttttttattattatttcctttttcttcagcatattCTGTCATCAGAAACACTTCAATGCAAAGATTCATTGAATTATGGAGTAACTCAGGTCTGGAGAAAGCCCTAAACAACGTCTTGTCTGGCTCTCCTGCTCAAGGCAAGGTGAACTAGAGGAGATGGCTCAAGGCCTCTACCCAGTTTTGCCTCATCCACAAGGCAGCTGAAAGTGCACACAGTCACAGCATACAGGGGGATCATAAAGATGTTCAACAGTGTTGGTCCAAGTGCTGGTCACTGAGGGATACCACTAGTAACTGCCTGCATGGAGGATTCTGTACCTCTGGTGACATTGGAATAGAGAGGAGATGACAACATCATTACTAGTAGAATGTTCTACTAGTAGAACAAGACCATAACCAATCAAAACAACAGCGCACAGGCTGGGCCTGTAATGTGTTCCATTATAAGTGCTGTGCAGAAGAAGGGCAGTTTCTTGCTTCAGAGTAACATTCACTTGTCAGTTTCGACACTGCACCCTTGagctcctggttcctcatgctgtagatgagggggTTCACCACTGGAGGTACCACCGAGTACAGAACTGTCACCACCAGGTCCAGcgatggggaggagatggagggggtCTTCAGGTAGGCAAACATGCCAGTGCTGACAAAGAGGGAGACCACAgccaggtgagggaggcacgtggaaaaggctttgtgccgtccctgctcagaggggatcCTCAGCACGGCCCTGAAGATCTGCACGTAGGAcagcacaatgaaaacaaaacacccaaagaATAAACAGGCACTAACCATGAGAAGCCCAACTTCCCTGACATAGTCTATTTCtgagcaggagagcttgaggatctGAGGGACTTCACAGAAGAACTGGTCCACAAGATTACCATGGCAGAATGGAAGTGAGAATAAATCAGAggtgtgcagcacagcagtgagaaacccactggcccaggcagctgctgccatgtaGACACAATTTCTGCTGCTCAACAGGGTCCCGTAGTGCAGGGGTTTGCAGATGGCCACATAGCGGTCATAGGCCATGATGGTGAGGAGACAATATTCTGCTGTGAtcaaaaagaggaagaaaaatagctgtgcagcacatcctGCATAGAGGATGCCTCTGGTGCCCCAGAGGGAGTTTgccatggctttggggagagtggtggagatggagcccAGGTCGAGGAGAGAGAGATTCaggaggaagaagtacatgGGGCTGTGAAGGTGGTGGTCACATACTACAGCAGTGATGATGAGACTGTTGgccatgagggcagccaggtAGGTGCCCAGGAAGAGCCAGAaatgcaagagctgcagctcctgagaATCTGCaaatgccaggaggaggaactgggtgatggagctgccGTTGGacatctgctgcctctgggcatgGAGACCTGTCACGGAGGAAAGGCAGTGACAATTTAGAATAGACTTTCTACAGTAAAGCCAGTCAATTTTCCCCAATATTTTTATCTCCCTGTGCAAATGCATTTCCTTCCTCTGGTCTGTGCTGGCAGAATGTGAGAGAGAAGCAGGACTGTGGGCTCTGAAGCAgtcagctctgccctgctgtaGTGGGGACATGGAAGCTGCTTTATGAGAGCTCCAGTATTCACAAGGGATGTCAGTTGTAAGAAAAGTTTCCCATCTGCCCTGACAACTCTAAAGAGTGTGGGCAGCAGAAGAGAGGCTTAGCATGATTTTATAATGATCTTGTCTGaggtctggttttgttttcctactgCCACACCTGGCAAGTGCTATTTTCAGGGACAGAAATTCTAATTTTTGTGCCTGAAAGTGTGGACAGGCTAAGGAGGGGACAAGTAAATGGGCTCACCTACGTGTGGTTTAGTGCATAGTCAGGAGAGCTGCCGAGTCCATCAGTCTTGCTCTCAGCCACTCTGCGCTTAGACTCGTGCTGCCTCAAGGGGGACTGCACACACAAATTACTCTTTCTAAATATCTTTATCAACAACTGCACTCTGATGACAGCGGGCAGTGCTGTTTCAAAGGGCAGATCTGAAAACATTCCCAGCCCCAAGGTAGAGTTGTGGTGGAGAAGGACATCATTGCTCacagagagaagcaaaggaCTCGGAGGGGAgcactggctgcccagggaaaaCTCAGCATTCCCTTGGAtgctgcaggagagctgtgCTTTTCTGGAGGGCATGTGGCAAGGCCAGGGGGACAGGCAAAGCAGACACTCGGGGATCCTGAAGGTGCCATGTCTTAAAGGTAGAATCAGATCATTGCTCAGCAGACAATTACTAGCAGATCCCTCCAGGGAAGGACCAAATGAGAGCTTTCTGAAGACAGCTTCCCGCAGTGCTTATCTGCAGTTTCCCCCCCACCCTTTGCCCATGTCCCTGATGCCTGGAGCTGTGCCTATTTGGACCTGGTTCACTGTCACCACTTGTCCACCCTGTCAGTGCTcacacagcccatcccacccactacatgctcagctctgccctgcagacccctgctggcagccaggcacagcccagggcagctctgTGTGCCTGCAGGGGCTAAGGAGCAGCTCAAACAAGTGCTGATGAGAACAGAGGTCTCCGTGCGTTCTGCAGAGTGCAGAAAGAGCTTTCCATCTGCCACTGCCCACCCAGACACcccagagaagaaaactgaaagaacaggCTCCTTCTCTTTCAGGTCAATTCTGCCTCGATGTCCTTCTTCCAAAGACAGGGGGAtctggggctctgagcagccctGAGCCATGCAGCACCCACCCTCTCAAGAGCAGGACCCCGCCCTGCCAGCGGTTGCTCCTTCCACCCACAGCTTGTCCTCACAGAACCGTGGGGAGCTCCCTCAGCAGGCTAAAAGATgaccctggcaggcagcagtgtAACAGTACCAGCACACAGACCCCTTGGGAGCAGGGACCTTGCTCAGAAGGACAGCCCTGAGCACCTCTGGCTGCACAAccaccttcacagccctgcagccatcCCTAAGGCAATGGAGATGGCATGCCTTCTGCCTCTGACTGTGCAGCACAgagtccctgctgcagagcgTGTCCCTCTCCATTCTACCAACCAAGGGATATGCCAGGTTGAGGGGACCCTGCCAGAATACTCACGTGCATTGCCCTGCAGCCAGAGACTTACTGTGTAAAAGGCTGTGAAGATTTCTGACCCAGTGAGATCTTGGCACCCTCCCTCTCCAGACTGTCTTTAACATCCCTCTGACATGCTTCTCTCCCctgggtgcctgcaggcagtgccTCAGCCCTGTTCCTAGGAAGAGCTgtctctctgcagtgctgcccaTTTGCCATGAGCTCCCTTCATGGCAGGAGCCCggcccagctcagcagcagggagcagcccaaggcagcccttgctctgcccctctgggctCCCTCCAGGGGTCCCTGGGGCTCCGGGGGAACCTGCTGGGGAACAGGCTCATGCAATCACCTCACCTCTGCAGAGACTTTTCTTTCTAGCAGTGGTATTTCTCCAATCAGAAGATTTGGGCATGAGAATCAGCTTTCCTTAACCCATATTAGACAGGACACAAGGAAGTCTATAGCAAAGCATCTTAGTTCTccaagctggggagggggtggggtggggaatgTCTTCAGTTACTTAATTAAATGTAAGCATTTAATTCTGGGTTTGTAGTCCTAGGGCTACAAAGATCAGCTCTCTTTTCCCATGCCACATCACCATtctgaagcaaagcctttgcaccCACAGGCTCTGGGACACTTGGTACCAGGTTGCCTtatggccaggcagagctgggctggtgccacagctggggggctTCAGCCCAGATGTGCAGCAGTGCCCTCAGCCAGGGGCCCACGCAGAGGCAACTGGAGCCCGTCCtgttgcagacagagctgtgacacTGGGGGAACCAAGTGCCAAGgcaggtggcagagctcagcacagctgctctgcaaggaCAGAAGCCTCCAACAGCCCAGAGATCCAAAATGGAGTTTAGACCTGTGGGACAATTCCAGGGAACCCTAAGGAGTGTTCCCTCCTTCAGGAACAGTTACGGAAGACACAGAGATActgtgtggctgctgctgaattGAGCAAGGGCAAGTGTAGATACTTCTGAGATGCTCTGCATactcttctcctctgccttccctggccAGTTCTCCCAGgcctctgtggctgcaggcaggactcTGGAGgagaagaagcagcagtgggaggggATCAAGTGCCTTGAACTCAGGCAATCTTGAGCAGTCcgtgggagcagaggggcagtaTCCCAGGGAGCTGAGAGAGCAGGCTGCTGTCACAGGGAGGCCACTCTCCACCATCTGGGAAAGGTTATGGAGACCGGGAGAGCTCTCACAGGGGTGGCAGCACCCACCCATGGCACGCACTTTTAAGAGATGGCCAAAGGATGAGCAGTGGAAGTAAAAGCCCCAGAGCACGTCCACTGAGATACTATTTCTGGGTGTATGAAAGAGAAGGTGAGTGGATTCACCCAGGGCAGATTGTGCCTGGACatcctctctgctttctgtgaggAAAGGACAGGATTGCTGGACTTAGACAGAGCAGTCGTGGTCTTTCACTGGAAGGCAGCAAAGCTTTCAAAACCATTGCCCCAATATTCTAGTGCCTACATATGGATATTATGGCCTACATGGGTAGAGAAGCAGATGGGTACA of the Falco cherrug isolate bFalChe1 chromosome 5, bFalChe1.pri, whole genome shotgun sequence genome contains:
- the LOC102047613 gene encoding olfactory receptor 14A16-like — translated: MSNGSSITQFLLLAFADSQELQLLHFWLFLGTYLAALMANSLIITAVVCDHHLHSPMYFFLLNLSLLDLGSISTTLPKAMANSLWGTRGILYAGCAAQLFFFLFLITAEYCLLTIMAYDRYVAICKPLHYGTLLSSRNCVYMAAAAWASGFLTAVLHTSDLFSLPFCHGNLVDQFFCEVPQILKLSCSEIDYVREVGLLMVSACLFFGCFVFIVLSYVQIFRAVLRIPSEQGRHKAFSTCLPHLAVVSLFVSTGMFAYLKTPSISSPSLDLVVTVLYSVVPPVVNPLIYSMRNQELKGAVSKLTSECYSEARNCPSSAQHL